In Edaphobacter dinghuensis, a genomic segment contains:
- a CDS encoding phage tail protein, whose protein sequence is MSEPFLGEIRMVGWNFAANGWALCNGQLLSISQYTALFSLLGTYYGGDGRQTFALPNLQGRVPIHQGTGLGLSTYDIGEVGGNENITLLSTQMPQHNHLVGVSNLPGSVADPTNAVLAQGNSGSGRSPVLVTDYVSTSATGTLAPATISMAGGSQPHSNIQPFLCINFIIALTGIFPTRS, encoded by the coding sequence ATGTCAGAGCCATTTCTTGGAGAAATACGAATGGTCGGCTGGAACTTTGCCGCGAATGGATGGGCGCTTTGCAACGGGCAATTGTTGTCGATCAGCCAGTACACTGCCTTATTTTCGCTGTTGGGAACATACTATGGCGGCGACGGTAGACAGACTTTCGCGCTACCGAATCTGCAGGGCCGCGTTCCGATTCATCAGGGCACCGGTCTCGGCCTCAGCACCTACGATATAGGTGAAGTCGGCGGCAATGAGAACATCACCCTGCTGTCCACGCAGATGCCGCAACACAACCATCTGGTAGGAGTCAGCAACCTACCGGGATCGGTCGCCGATCCAACCAACGCAGTGCTGGCACAGGGTAACTCTGGCTCCGGAAGAAGCCCCGTCCTCGTTACCGACTATGTCTCGACGTCCGCTACGGGAACTCTTGCTCCTGCGACCATCTCAATGGCCGGCGGCAGTCAACCGCATAGCAATATCCAACCATTCTTATGTATTAACTTCATCATTGCGTTGACGGGTATCTTTCCGACGCGGTCATAG
- a CDS encoding GNAT family N-acetyltransferase yields MAATAQMQDTAYHLRRSVAADEPFLLKLYAESRAEELAHAGMDAWQREVFVQMQFRVRQAAYNAAHPTALDEIICADSGLPLGRVLTDRTADGMCLIDIAIVAQMQKQGIGARVIEELQQECRAQGCQMRLQVLKGTPAERLYRRLGFRLVAEDALRRQMVWDGTKI; encoded by the coding sequence ATGGCGGCAACAGCTCAAATGCAGGATACGGCCTACCATCTTCGACGATCCGTCGCTGCGGATGAGCCGTTCCTGTTGAAACTCTATGCCGAATCTCGTGCTGAAGAGCTAGCGCACGCCGGAATGGATGCATGGCAGCGCGAGGTCTTTGTGCAGATGCAGTTCCGCGTCCGCCAGGCCGCTTACAACGCGGCGCACCCAACGGCATTGGACGAGATCATCTGCGCCGATAGCGGACTCCCGCTGGGGCGAGTCCTGACCGATCGTACGGCAGACGGAATGTGCCTCATCGATATCGCCATCGTAGCGCAGATGCAGAAGCAGGGAATCGGAGCACGGGTCATTGAGGAATTGCAACAGGAGTGCAGGGCGCAAGGCTGTCAGATGAGGCTGCAGGTATTGAAAGGCACTCCGGCCGAGAGACTCTACCGGCGGCTGGGGTTCAGGCTCGTGGCTGAAGATGCGCTTCGTAGACAGATGGTTTGGGATGGGACGAAGATTTGA
- a CDS encoding NHL domain-containing protein has protein sequence MARAASLHGLQRQWSRLSHLASVLSAIALVMVASLGGYRALAQGTPPSNVQATAATLAAPAQIAYDAAGNLYIADLNDNIIRKVDLAGIVTTVAGTGEQGFSGDGGAATSAQLDSPAGVAVDAAGNIYIADTHNQRIRKVSGGTITTIAGTGTAGFSGDSGAATSAMLSNPSALAVDSSGNLYIADTDNHRIRKIAGTTITTVAGNGEQGFFGDGGAATSAAIDSPNGVAVDASGNLYIGDTHNQRIRKVSGGTITTIAGNGTKTFSGDNGPAASATLARPRGLSIDAQGNIYVADSDNNRIRLIAGTNIKTVAGNGSQGFAGDGGPAVNAILDTPRAPAALSPTAFALSDTNNQLVRAVGPDGVIHTIAGENTGIAGGQGFSETLILSGASSDPFGSGSLTATFSNAGLTATGQVSLLDISNGSTSVASASLSGNVATISTATLSPGMHSLVASYSGDAFNPAITSSVFVLTVIPPPITDFTLTASGATTQSVNPGQTATFNFALQPQGGVLNTSISVTASGLPPGATAVLTPTTIASGSGATSLTLSIKTAPLKAANTPPPSPLRTPLLPMTAAVFLLPLLRNKRLRARFTSMPRTLLGILFVLLAGAATIGLTGCGSGGFFAQDPQSYTVTVTATATSAANATLQHTTTVTLVVQ, from the coding sequence ATGGCCAGGGCAGCCAGCCTGCACGGTCTGCAGCGGCAATGGTCGAGGCTGAGTCATCTCGCGTCGGTTCTGTCGGCGATAGCGCTCGTCATGGTGGCGTCCCTCGGTGGCTACCGCGCGTTGGCGCAGGGCACGCCGCCCAGCAACGTACAAGCGACAGCAGCGACCCTGGCGGCTCCGGCTCAGATCGCATATGACGCCGCGGGCAATCTCTACATCGCAGACCTGAACGATAACATCATCCGCAAGGTAGATCTGGCTGGCATCGTCACCACCGTAGCTGGCACCGGCGAACAGGGATTTTCTGGCGACGGCGGCGCAGCCACCAGCGCCCAGCTTGACTCGCCCGCTGGAGTCGCCGTCGACGCCGCGGGCAACATCTATATCGCAGATACCCACAATCAGCGCATCCGCAAGGTCAGCGGCGGAACCATCACGACGATCGCGGGCACAGGTACGGCAGGTTTTTCAGGGGACAGCGGAGCAGCCACCTCAGCCATGCTGAGCAATCCATCCGCGCTTGCAGTCGATTCAAGCGGCAACCTCTACATCGCCGACACCGACAACCACCGCATCCGCAAGATCGCAGGCACAACCATTACCACCGTTGCCGGTAATGGAGAACAAGGCTTCTTCGGCGACGGCGGCGCGGCAACCTCGGCCGCTATCGACTCGCCCAATGGCGTGGCTGTCGACGCCAGCGGCAACCTCTACATCGGCGATACCCACAATCAGCGCATCCGCAAGGTCAGTGGCGGAACCATCACGACAATCGCAGGCAACGGCACCAAGACCTTCAGCGGCGATAACGGTCCGGCAGCCTCTGCAACGCTGGCTCGCCCTCGTGGTCTTAGCATCGATGCGCAAGGCAACATCTACGTCGCCGACAGCGACAACAATCGCATCCGCCTCATCGCCGGCACAAACATCAAGACAGTGGCAGGCAACGGCTCGCAAGGGTTTGCAGGTGACGGCGGCCCTGCGGTCAACGCAATTCTCGATACGCCTCGTGCTCCGGCAGCGTTGTCCCCCACCGCATTTGCGCTCTCCGATACCAATAACCAACTGGTTCGCGCCGTAGGCCCTGACGGCGTGATTCACACCATCGCGGGTGAGAACACAGGCATCGCCGGCGGCCAGGGATTCTCTGAAACCCTTATACTCAGCGGCGCCTCCAGCGACCCCTTCGGTAGCGGCTCGCTGACAGCGACCTTCAGCAACGCAGGCCTCACAGCAACAGGACAGGTCAGCCTGCTCGATATCTCTAATGGCTCAACGTCCGTTGCCTCTGCTTCGCTGTCCGGCAATGTGGCTACCATCAGCACTGCAACGCTGTCTCCCGGCATGCACAGTCTTGTGGCCAGTTATAGCGGCGACGCTTTCAACCCCGCCATCACCAGCAGCGTCTTTGTGCTCACCGTCATCCCGCCGCCTATTACGGACTTCACGCTCACCGCAAGCGGAGCGACAACACAGTCCGTCAATCCGGGACAAACCGCGACCTTCAACTTTGCACTCCAGCCGCAGGGCGGAGTCCTGAATACCTCCATCTCCGTGACCGCATCGGGCCTTCCTCCTGGAGCGACGGCCGTACTTACGCCCACAACGATCGCATCGGGCAGCGGCGCCACATCTCTTACCCTGTCCATCAAAACGGCCCCGCTTAAGGCTGCAAATACACCACCTCCATCACCTCTAAGAACACCTCTGCTTCCGATGACCGCAGCCGTATTCCTGTTGCCGCTGCTGCGCAACAAGCGTCTCCGCGCGCGATTCACTAGTATGCCCCGTACCTTGCTCGGCATCCTGTTCGTGCTTCTTGCAGGCGCTGCAACCATTGGGCTGACCGGTTGCGGCAGCGGCGGCTTCTTCGCGCAGGACCCGCAGAGCTACACGGTTACGGTTACAGCAACCGCCACCAGCGCAGCAAATGCAACCTTGCAGCACACCACCACGGTCACGCTGGTCGTTCAATAA
- a CDS encoding IS1595 family transposase, which yields MIFTPTTLTEAIRYYSDPQTCINAVAMMRWQDGSPVCPKCGANQGERNHYWLKTQMRWKCYSCRKQFSVKVGTIFEDSPLGLDIWMIALWMLCNCRNGVSSYEIARATGIAQKNAWFVLQRLRLVLKDIKPVMMGGTGTPVEMDETFIGGKPKNMHRSKRLKQQIGMNGYAEKTAVFGMIERGTRQVRASVIPNVKRETLQKKILEQVGFGSTVYTDGWPGYDGLTAQSFIHETVNHMEEYVRGEVSTQAIENFWSCLKRTLSGTYVAVEPFHMERYLDEQMFRFNNRIGHDDGSRFQKALSQVSGKRLTWVELTGKEYPKAV from the coding sequence ATGATCTTCACGCCTACCACTCTCACAGAAGCCATCCGGTACTACTCCGATCCACAGACCTGCATCAACGCCGTCGCCATGATGCGCTGGCAGGATGGAAGCCCGGTTTGCCCGAAGTGTGGCGCGAATCAGGGCGAGCGCAATCACTATTGGCTGAAGACGCAGATGAGATGGAAGTGCTACTCCTGCCGCAAGCAGTTCTCTGTGAAGGTTGGCACGATCTTCGAAGACTCGCCACTTGGTTTGGATATCTGGATGATCGCTCTCTGGATGCTCTGCAACTGCCGCAATGGGGTATCCAGCTATGAGATTGCCAGAGCTACAGGCATTGCCCAGAAGAACGCATGGTTCGTGCTCCAGCGACTTCGCTTGGTGCTGAAGGATATCAAGCCTGTGATGATGGGTGGGACGGGTACGCCTGTGGAGATGGACGAGACGTTCATCGGCGGTAAGCCAAAGAACATGCACCGCAGCAAGCGTCTCAAGCAGCAGATTGGCATGAATGGCTATGCAGAGAAGACGGCTGTATTCGGCATGATTGAGCGCGGCACACGTCAGGTTCGCGCCTCTGTGATTCCGAACGTCAAGCGCGAGACTTTGCAGAAGAAGATTCTTGAGCAGGTTGGATTCGGTTCGACGGTCTACACGGACGGTTGGCCCGGTTACGACGGTCTTACCGCGCAGAGCTTCATTCACGAGACTGTGAATCACATGGAAGAGTATGTACGCGGCGAAGTGAGCACTCAGGCAATTGAGAACTTCTGGTCATGCCTCAAGCGCACACTGAGTGGCACCTACGTTGCAGTAGAACCGTTTCACATGGAGCGGTACTTGGATGAACAGATGTTCCGGTTCAATAACCGTATCGGACACGACGACGGAAGCCGATTCCAGAAGGCTCTGTCTCAGGTTAGCGGCAAGCGCCTTACATGGGTGGAGTTGACTGGGAAGGAGTATCCCAAAGCCGTCTAA
- a CDS encoding ABC transporter permease: MNIGEIIRQSIGSLLRNRLRSGLTMLGIAWGLVTVVLLLSYGKSLGREVLNGFLGLGDNVIMIWGGQTSMQAGGERAGQRVKFRDGDTEAIRDTVPFLRAVSSETDDTFSFKYGSKVVNIQSKAIEYPYGEMRRLKVESGRYFEPADFTDHRQVVIFGAHAAQKLFNGFPPVGESVNIEGHVFQVIGVLENKIQDSSNNGPDNENAFVPFDMMRLLRNQRDPDSIVFQPVSGDMHIKAIQAVRAVLAQRHHFDPKDDKAIGTWDTVADSAEIMQFSTALELLLGIIGAMTLGVGGVGVMNIMLVSVTERTREIGLLKALGAKRRDILSQFLLESLTLTFIAGVIGMMIAIAVAYMIPPMPLYSDIYKTANHEGDIILRASPEVMLISFVILAAVGIVSGLLPAIRASHMDPVVALRHE; encoded by the coding sequence ATGAACATTGGTGAGATCATTCGTCAAAGTATCGGATCGCTGCTGCGCAATCGCCTGCGCTCGGGGTTGACCATGCTGGGCATCGCGTGGGGACTGGTGACAGTGGTGCTCCTGCTCAGTTATGGCAAGAGCCTTGGCCGAGAGGTGCTGAACGGATTTCTAGGACTGGGCGATAACGTCATCATGATCTGGGGCGGCCAGACGAGCATGCAGGCCGGTGGCGAACGCGCAGGCCAACGAGTAAAGTTTCGCGATGGCGATACCGAGGCCATTCGCGATACGGTTCCTTTTTTGCGCGCGGTCAGCTCGGAGACTGACGATACGTTCAGCTTCAAATACGGGTCCAAGGTGGTGAACATTCAGAGCAAAGCCATCGAATATCCGTATGGAGAGATGCGCCGGTTGAAGGTTGAAAGCGGCCGCTACTTTGAACCTGCCGACTTTACCGATCATCGGCAGGTGGTCATCTTCGGGGCACACGCCGCGCAGAAGCTCTTTAATGGTTTCCCTCCGGTTGGAGAATCGGTGAACATCGAGGGCCATGTCTTTCAAGTGATCGGGGTGCTCGAGAACAAAATTCAAGACTCGTCGAACAACGGGCCTGACAACGAAAATGCCTTCGTTCCATTCGACATGATGCGGCTGCTGCGGAACCAGCGCGATCCGGACAGCATTGTCTTTCAGCCGGTCTCGGGCGATATGCATATCAAGGCCATTCAGGCCGTGAGGGCTGTGCTGGCACAACGCCACCACTTCGACCCCAAGGACGACAAGGCGATCGGCACGTGGGACACTGTGGCGGACTCTGCCGAGATTATGCAGTTCAGCACGGCACTGGAGCTTTTGCTGGGCATCATTGGAGCGATGACGCTAGGCGTGGGCGGCGTCGGCGTCATGAACATCATGCTGGTCTCGGTTACGGAACGAACGCGGGAGATTGGCCTGCTCAAAGCGCTTGGCGCGAAACGAAGGGACATTCTCTCTCAATTTTTATTGGAGAGCCTTACGCTTACCTTCATTGCAGGCGTCATCGGGATGATGATCGCAATTGCCGTGGCGTATATGATTCCACCGATGCCGCTTTATTCCGACATCTATAAGACTGCAAACCACGAGGGCGACATTATTCTGCGTGCTTCGCCCGAGGTGATGCTGATCTCATTCGTTATTCTGGCCGCAGTCGGCATCGTCTCCGGTTTGCTGCCAGCCATTCGCGCATCGCACATGGACCCTGTCGTTGCGCTGCGGCACGAATAA
- a CDS encoding ABC transporter permease: protein MPIREIFRQTLSALWESKLRSFLTMFGIVWGITSVILLVGLGIGFNLDQKQHLRTIGTDIAIIFGGKTGMQAGGYAAGRDIILTIDDAIAIQQQAYLVKTVSPEIRRSVSEVSPWNAASRPIRGVWPQYQRFRSLTVDQGRLISDEDEANARRVILLGAEANRQLFPGKPVIGQKMLVAGYEYTVIGVLANKKQNGSYGSGPDNTQLFAPYSAMARDFPPTDPGMERGYVNNIVVEPVSPDLHVKALDQVKRIIAERHHYDPDDKEALWIWDTLDGSKFTERIFSVMTFFFGAVALLTLALGGIGVMNIMLVAVTERTREIGVRKALGATALDIRRQFLVESAIITIVSGATGLTVGVGICLLLRLVPLPDFVPHPVISPVAIIASLATLTVITLFAGTYPALRAANLSPMECLRTE, encoded by the coding sequence ATGCCGATACGCGAAATATTCAGGCAGACTCTGTCCGCACTTTGGGAGAGCAAGCTGCGTAGCTTCCTCACCATGTTCGGCATTGTGTGGGGGATTACGTCGGTCATTCTGCTGGTGGGGCTTGGTATCGGCTTTAATCTCGACCAGAAGCAGCATCTTCGCACCATCGGCACCGATATCGCCATCATCTTCGGCGGCAAGACAGGCATGCAGGCGGGAGGTTATGCGGCGGGGCGTGACATTATCCTTACCATCGATGATGCCATCGCGATTCAACAGCAGGCATATCTGGTAAAGACTGTGAGCCCGGAGATTCGGCGCAGCGTCTCGGAGGTCAGCCCGTGGAATGCCGCGTCGCGCCCGATCCGCGGGGTGTGGCCGCAGTATCAACGCTTTCGTTCGCTGACGGTGGATCAGGGAAGGTTGATCTCAGATGAGGATGAGGCCAATGCGCGACGCGTCATTCTTCTGGGAGCGGAGGCGAACCGGCAGCTATTTCCGGGCAAGCCTGTGATCGGGCAGAAGATGCTGGTAGCGGGATACGAGTACACCGTGATTGGCGTGCTTGCCAATAAAAAGCAGAATGGAAGCTATGGGAGCGGGCCGGACAATACGCAGCTCTTTGCTCCCTACTCGGCCATGGCCCGCGATTTTCCGCCGACCGATCCGGGGATGGAGCGAGGCTACGTCAACAATATCGTCGTCGAGCCGGTCTCACCCGATCTCCATGTGAAGGCATTGGATCAGGTGAAACGCATCATCGCCGAGCGACATCATTACGATCCGGACGACAAGGAAGCGCTGTGGATCTGGGATACGCTCGATGGCTCCAAGTTTACGGAGCGCATCTTTTCGGTGATGACGTTCTTTTTCGGCGCGGTTGCTCTGCTGACGCTGGCGCTGGGAGGAATCGGCGTGATGAACATTATGCTGGTTGCCGTGACTGAGCGGACACGGGAGATTGGCGTTCGTAAGGCGCTTGGAGCGACTGCGCTCGACATTCGGCGACAGTTTCTGGTGGAGTCGGCGATTATCACGATTGTGAGCGGTGCGACTGGCCTGACGGTTGGGGTCGGGATCTGTCTGCTGCTGCGACTGGTGCCTCTGCCTGACTTCGTTCCTCATCCTGTGATCTCTCCGGTTGCGATTATTGCTTCGCTTGCCACGCTTACCGTCATCACGCTCTTTGCCGGGACGTATCCTGCACTGCGCGCAGCCAACCTTAGCCCGATGGAGTGCCTGAGAACGGAGTAG
- a CDS encoding single-stranded DNA-binding protein, which produces MAKGINKVLLLGNVGKDPEIRSTAGGMTVASFTLATADRQKDAQGNWADKTEWHNLVCFQRTAEVVRDYVKKGTQLFIEGKIQTRSWDDKESGQKRYKTEILVNELTLLGSKSGGESGGGGYSKSNTASYDQRTPASQSDYADVGITDDDIPF; this is translated from the coding sequence ATGGCAAAAGGCATCAATAAAGTTCTCCTTCTGGGCAATGTGGGCAAAGACCCCGAGATTCGTTCCACCGCCGGCGGCATGACCGTCGCCAGCTTCACCTTGGCCACTGCCGACCGTCAAAAGGACGCTCAAGGCAACTGGGCAGACAAGACCGAGTGGCACAACCTGGTCTGCTTCCAGCGCACGGCAGAGGTCGTCCGCGACTACGTCAAAAAGGGCACGCAGCTCTTTATCGAAGGCAAGATTCAGACGCGCTCGTGGGACGACAAAGAGTCCGGGCAGAAGCGCTACAAGACAGAGATTCTGGTCAACGAACTGACTCTGCTGGGCAGCAAGAGCGGCGGTGAATCAGGCGGAGGCGGCTATTCCAAATCGAATACTGCCAGCTACGATCAGCGCACTCCCGCAAGCCAGTCCGACTATGCCGATGTGGGCATCACGGACGACGATATTCCTTTCTAA
- a CDS encoding DUF420 domain-containing protein, giving the protein MTPMTPTTESTLPTSNNLRTPPATIAAIIAVSVLASAFICWLVYFHAPTDVGHAHLRSLPLVNAILNALSTIALLFGYRFIRTRRIPQHRAAMFTAFFFSTIFLGSYLVNFALHGETRFNRLSAWWPFYWKLLASHIILSTIALPLILITFFLSLTGRFPSHKRLARYTFPIWLYVSVTGVIVYAMQSLIH; this is encoded by the coding sequence ATGACGCCGATGACTCCAACGACTGAAAGCACGCTGCCCACAAGCAACAACCTGCGCACGCCGCCCGCAACGATCGCCGCCATCATCGCCGTCAGCGTGCTGGCCAGCGCCTTTATCTGCTGGCTCGTTTACTTTCACGCGCCCACTGACGTTGGCCACGCTCATCTCCGTTCCCTGCCGCTGGTGAATGCAATCCTGAACGCACTTTCGACCATTGCCCTGCTCTTCGGCTATCGCTTCATCCGCACACGACGCATTCCTCAACATCGCGCAGCGATGTTTACGGCATTCTTCTTCTCCACTATCTTCCTCGGCTCCTATTTGGTGAACTTCGCTCTCCACGGCGAAACCCGCTTCAATCGCCTCAGCGCGTGGTGGCCGTTCTACTGGAAGCTGCTCGCCTCGCACATCATCCTTTCGACCATCGCATTGCCGCTCATCCTCATCACCTTCTTCCTCTCGCTGACAGGCCGTTTTCCCTCTCATAAGCGACTTGCCCGTTATACCTTTCCCATCTGGCTTTACGTCTCCGTCACCGGAGTGATCGTCTACGCCATGCAATCGCTGATTCACTGA
- the cyoE gene encoding heme o synthase — protein MATSATTDQVLAPAKPHSLLADYATLFKLRVSAMVVITAGAGFYLGSLHSGISPFHVGLIEAIIGIAVVTCGSAALNQALERKTDQLMHRTANRPMAAGRIGLAHGLALGFAAVFLGSLYLAITTNLLTGTLTLLTAILYVGIYTPLKRFTVVNTFIGAFPGALPPLIGWTAARGVIEWPGVALFAILFFWQFPHFMAIGWMYRDDYAHAHIRLTPTQPDAQDAARSTVIQSLFYAVLMIPVSLWPTWLGITGVPYAVAASILSAGYLFYTIRFARITRDPLAPESRIYARDLLRASVLYLPLLMAALMLDAKGRLLF, from the coding sequence GTGGCAACCTCCGCGACAACCGATCAAGTCCTCGCCCCCGCGAAGCCCCACTCCCTGCTCGCCGACTACGCCACCTTATTTAAGCTTCGCGTCTCGGCAATGGTCGTCATCACCGCCGGAGCAGGTTTTTATCTGGGCAGCCTGCACAGCGGAATCAGCCCCTTTCACGTCGGACTGATCGAGGCGATCATAGGCATTGCGGTAGTTACCTGCGGCTCGGCCGCGCTCAATCAGGCGCTCGAGCGCAAGACCGATCAGTTGATGCATCGCACCGCAAACCGTCCAATGGCCGCCGGACGCATCGGCCTCGCGCATGGACTCGCGCTCGGTTTCGCCGCAGTCTTTCTCGGCTCGCTGTATCTCGCGATTACAACCAATCTGCTGACCGGAACGCTGACGCTTCTGACCGCAATTCTTTATGTCGGCATCTACACGCCGCTCAAGCGCTTCACCGTGGTCAACACCTTCATCGGCGCCTTTCCCGGAGCGCTGCCGCCGCTGATCGGCTGGACCGCTGCCCGCGGCGTCATCGAGTGGCCCGGCGTGGCTCTCTTCGCCATCCTCTTTTTCTGGCAGTTTCCTCACTTCATGGCCATCGGCTGGATGTATCGCGACGACTACGCGCACGCTCACATCCGCCTCACGCCGACGCAACCCGACGCTCAGGACGCCGCCCGCAGCACGGTGATTCAATCGCTTTTTTACGCCGTTCTGATGATTCCCGTTAGCCTCTGGCCGACGTGGCTCGGCATCACCGGCGTGCCTTACGCCGTCGCTGCAAGCATTCTCAGCGCAGGCTATCTCTTCTACACCATTCGCTTCGCGCGAATTACCCGCGATCCGCTTGCGCCCGAATCACGCATCTATGCTCGCGACCTTCTCCGCGCTTCGGTGCTTTATCTTCCGCTGCTGATGGCCGCTCTGATGCTCGACGCCAAAGGACGACTTCTCTTCTAA
- a CDS encoding PEP-CTERM sorting domain-containing protein, giving the protein MPARFAWLSAIVLFFASPLLLHADPLPPTTPAIYTFAVTGSGSLDGIAFTDQTITFTADTTLASVSTLASGTIDRALNVPTTVSVSGVGSDSLIDNISFVVARSGNPNAGITDRTLGLGLVVLQGSAFADVSMFDNAGPVSANGIPNYFAVTTPTGNGSLYLSDVTSGSYTALIGDQPAAVPEPSSLLLLGTGLVGAMGAFRKRLA; this is encoded by the coding sequence ATGCCTGCACGTTTTGCCTGGTTGTCTGCCATTGTTCTTTTCTTCGCTTCGCCTCTTCTCTTGCACGCAGACCCTCTGCCACCGACTACTCCGGCGATCTACACCTTCGCGGTGACTGGCTCCGGATCGCTCGATGGAATTGCGTTCACAGATCAAACCATTACCTTTACCGCCGATACCACCCTCGCGTCCGTCTCCACGCTCGCCAGTGGCACGATAGACCGCGCGTTGAATGTGCCTACCACTGTGTCGGTGTCGGGCGTGGGATCGGATAGCTTGATCGACAACATCTCATTTGTCGTGGCCCGTTCAGGCAATCCAAATGCCGGTATCACGGACAGGACACTGGGACTGGGACTTGTGGTGTTGCAGGGCAGTGCATTCGCCGACGTCAGCATGTTTGACAACGCGGGGCCCGTAAGTGCGAATGGCATTCCCAACTACTTCGCGGTTACGACTCCAACGGGCAACGGTTCCCTCTACCTTAGCGACGTGACGTCAGGAAGCTATACCGCATTGATCGGTGACCAACCGGCAGCGGTTCCGGAGCCTTCCTCACTCCTACTGCTGGGAACGGGGCTGGTAGGTGCTATGGGCGCATTCCGCAAACGGCTTGCCTAG
- a CDS encoding CPBP family intramembrane glutamic endopeptidase, whose amino-acid sequence MSIGSTVRNRWATLGRVLLFFLSCAVLLALAAPCCSRLPGQLSQVVLGSITTVATFIVTGLFLRWDKLRLRDVGVAPNAQSMSRAIAGFAFGVLLVGIQTWFVSLGGHVHWVRTSSVGFAPVAMALLAYITLASREELAFRGYPLRRLDSSFGAWTAQLVVALVFAIEHVVGGVTWTNALLGVFVGSLLFGMAALVMRGLAVPIGLHAAWNFGQWTLGEKETSGLWRPVIEQGYKAHVDRVGMLSYLLVFGAATIAVWLFGNFRTRRERKQAMDVMA is encoded by the coding sequence ATGTCTATTGGTTCCACCGTTCGCAACAGATGGGCCACGCTTGGCCGAGTTTTACTTTTCTTTCTGAGCTGCGCTGTCTTGCTTGCCTTGGCCGCGCCCTGTTGTTCAAGACTTCCGGGGCAGTTGTCGCAGGTCGTCCTGGGCTCGATAACGACTGTGGCGACCTTCATTGTCACCGGGCTCTTCCTCCGCTGGGATAAGCTCCGTCTGAGGGATGTAGGCGTTGCTCCTAATGCCCAGAGTATGAGCCGCGCGATTGCCGGCTTCGCTTTCGGCGTGTTGCTCGTTGGGATTCAGACGTGGTTTGTGAGCCTGGGCGGTCATGTGCATTGGGTCCGCACTTCCTCAGTTGGCTTTGCACCCGTCGCTATGGCTTTGCTCGCTTATATAACACTCGCGTCGAGAGAGGAGCTGGCGTTTCGCGGGTATCCGCTGCGTCGGCTAGACAGTTCCTTTGGAGCCTGGACCGCGCAGCTTGTAGTCGCACTGGTATTTGCCATTGAACATGTGGTTGGAGGGGTGACATGGACGAATGCGCTCCTCGGGGTCTTCGTCGGGTCGCTGCTCTTTGGTATGGCGGCCCTGGTGATGCGCGGATTGGCGGTACCTATTGGCCTGCATGCAGCTTGGAACTTCGGTCAGTGGACACTGGGGGAGAAGGAGACCTCAGGACTTTGGAGACCTGTCATCGAACAAGGCTACAAGGCGCATGTGGATCGTGTGGGAATGCTCAGCTACCTTCTTGTTTTTGGCGCAGCGACGATAGCGGTATGGCTGTTCGGAAACTTTCGAACGCGCCGCGAGCGAAAGCAGGCCATGGATGTCATGGCTTAG